In Candidatus Aminicenantes bacterium, a genomic segment contains:
- a CDS encoding metallophosphoesterase, producing the protein MGKDGYPFYFVSDLHGRETRYRALFSELELHVPQAVFFGGDLLPSAARYFGKTSSSASSFVEDFLAPELMKLKGVLKDNFPQIFVIMGNDDARSEEPVFLRYDGKGLWTYMHQRQIPYLDYRVFGYSCVPPTPFALKDWERYDVSHFVDPGALPPEEGRLTAAIGEKEIREHTIREDLENLGAGAALEKSIFLFHAPPYQTSLDRAALDGRFVEHVPLDVHVGSIAIQRFIQERQPLVTLHGHVHESARLTGSWQEKIGRTYAFSAAHDGPELALVCFDPTEPEKAIRRLL; encoded by the coding sequence ATGGGCAAGGACGGTTATCCGTTTTATTTTGTCAGCGACTTGCATGGCCGGGAAACGCGTTACAGGGCTCTTTTTTCTGAACTTGAACTGCATGTTCCACAAGCGGTTTTTTTCGGCGGCGATCTTCTGCCGTCGGCTGCCCGTTATTTCGGGAAAACAAGCAGTTCGGCCAGCAGCTTCGTGGAAGATTTTCTGGCCCCCGAACTGATGAAATTGAAGGGAGTTCTTAAAGACAACTTCCCGCAGATTTTTGTCATTATGGGCAATGATGATGCCCGCAGCGAAGAACCGGTTTTTTTGCGCTACGATGGCAAGGGCTTATGGACCTACATGCATCAGCGCCAAATCCCCTATCTGGATTACCGGGTTTTCGGGTATTCCTGCGTGCCGCCCACGCCTTTCGCTTTAAAGGACTGGGAACGATACGACGTATCCCATTTTGTCGATCCCGGGGCGCTCCCGCCCGAAGAGGGAAGGTTGACGGCCGCGATCGGTGAAAAAGAAATTCGCGAACATACCATCCGGGAAGATCTTGAAAATCTGGGCGCCGGAGCCGCCCTTGAAAAGTCCATTTTTCTTTTTCATGCGCCGCCCTATCAGACCAGCCTGGACCGTGCCGCCCTGGACGGCCGTTTCGTGGAACATGTTCCCCTGGATGTGCACGTGGGCAGCATCGCCATCCAGCGCTTCATCCAGGAGCGGCAGCCCCTGGTTACGCTGCACGGCCATGTCCACGAATCGGCGCGCCTGACCGGTTCCTGGCAGGAAAAAATCGGCCGGACCTACGCTTTTTCCGCGGCCCATGATGGGCCTGAACTGGCGTTGGTCTGTTTCGACCCCACAGAACCTGAAAAAGCGATACGACGTTTGCTTTAA
- a CDS encoding nucleotidyltransferase domain-containing protein: protein GEPVKERREHSESVIDDHWHWRLHMAEKIASFLDGNRFGVKAMYVFGSTKNATAGPKSDIDLLIHFRGSEDQLEQLILWLEGWSLCLAEINYSRTGYQSEGLIDYHILTDDDIAKKSSYAVKIGATTDAARPLTLKKVMLA, encoded by the coding sequence GGCGAACCGGTCAAGGAGCGCCGGGAGCATTCCGAAAGCGTCATCGACGACCATTGGCACTGGCGCTTGCACATGGCCGAAAAGATCGCCAGCTTCCTGGACGGCAACCGTTTCGGCGTCAAGGCCATGTACGTGTTCGGCAGCACCAAGAACGCCACCGCCGGGCCGAAAAGCGATATCGACCTTTTGATCCACTTCCGCGGCAGCGAGGACCAGTTGGAACAATTGATCCTCTGGCTAGAGGGCTGGAGCTTGTGCCTGGCGGAAATCAATTACTCGCGCACCGGCTACCAATCGGAGGGGTTGATCGACTACCACATTTTGACCGACGATGACATCGCCAAGAAATCAAGCTATGCGGTCAAGATCGGCGCCACCACCGATGCCGCGAGGCCATTGACTTTGAAAAAAGTCATGCTGGCTTGA